Genomic window (Verrucomicrobiota bacterium):
CCCTCACGGGCGCCGGCGCGGCGTTGGACCAGGCTCCCACCAGACGTGTGCCGCCCGCCTCAAAGTAGATCAACGTTTCCGCTCCCAGGTCTTCTTGCAACAGGGTTCGGCCGGTCGCGCCGAGGTCTTCGACGGAACGTTCAGTCTGAAACCGGATCGATTCGGCCCGGAAGCCCACGGTCAAGCGTCGCGGTGTGGAGTCGAAAAGGTCGACCGCGAACTCGCCGAGGGCGGTACGGCAGCGCCCGTCTTGCGCCTCGCCGGAAATCAGGTTGGCCGCCGGGAACCCAAGCAGTTGCAGGGTGCGGACGTGGTTGGGACGATAATACATTTCATCCATCGGGCCATGTTCCTGGATGCGTCCTTCGTCCAGGATGTAGACTTGGTCGGCCAAAGCCAGCGTTTCCAGCGGGTCCGAAGTCGTGTAGATAAATGTACCGCCTACTTCCGAGAGCATGTCACGCAGGTCAACGAAGAGTTGTTCGCGCAACTTGAAGTCGAGGCCGACCAGGGGGTCGTCCAGGATGAACACGGACGTGTCCTTGATCATGCCACGGGCCAAGGCGACGCGCTGTTTTTCACCCCCGCTCAACTGGTTCGGGTACTTCTCCAGCAGGTGGGTGATTTTCAGTTTCTGCGCGAGTTTCTCGATCGGCGGCCGGATCTGGTCCCGGCTGCGGCCGGCAAGCGCGAGCGGGTAAGCGATGTTGTCGATGACCCGGTAATGCGGGTACAGGGCGAAGGACTGCGGCACGTAACCGATGTGTCTGGTTCCGGCCGCTGTGCGGGTCACGTCTTTGCCACGGAGCCAAACGCTGCCTTCATCCACCGGTTCCAGTCCCATGATGAGTCGCATCAAGACCGATTTGCCGGACACCGGCGGACCGAGCAGGACCGAAAAACTGCCTTGAGCAAAGGTCGCGCTTACCCGGTCCAGCACCCGATGCTCGCCGTACGCCTTGCTCACGTCTCGCAGGTCGATCTCGGCCATGGCGCCTTCTCAGCTCGGACGGTTTCCAAGATTGGCGAGGATGGGCACCAGCCAGATCCCGACGGCAAACACCCCCGCCACGATGGTTAACCCGAGAAGTAAGCGCAGAAGCGTGCCAACCAGCCTGGAGTCCGGCGGGATGTTTCCGGCCACGGTTTGCAGCAAAGCCGACACCATCAGCAGAATCAAACCGCATCGGTAAAGGTCCACCGACACATTCTGCGCGATCAGGCAGAATCCGATGAGGATGCCGGTGAGAAGAACGATCTCGAGCTTACCGGCAAAAGGCAATCGGAAAAATTTCATCGGGCAGCATCAGATCGGCTGAAAAGCAGCGGGCCGTTTCTCTCCCGGTTCACACTTCGCCGCGAACCGCACCGAAAGTCATGCCCACGAGCAGGTATTTCTGAAAAAAGTACAACGCAATAACCGGCGGCAAAAGGTAAATCGCGCCCAGGGACGCCACAAACGTCCAGTCGACGCCGCCCTGTTGGTAAGACTGCGTGACGAGCAGGGTCGGGATGGTCGTCGTGCTTTTGCCGCCGAGAATGAAATTAAACAAAAACTCATTCCACACGAAGATCAGGTTGAACACGAACGCCGCAATCAATCCGGGTTTCACCTGCGGCAGGATGACCTTGAAGATCACGTGAAAGCGGGACGCGTTGTTGGCCAGGCCGGTCTCGTCGAACCGCAGCGACACGCCGCCCATGAACCCTTTCAGAATCCAGAGCGAGAACGGGATGCTGTACATCGCGTAAAACAACGTCATCGGCCAGAAACCGTCTTTCCACCCCAACGCCGCGTACATCAGGTAAACCGGTACGACCACCGCGGCGCCCGGCACCATCCGGATCGACAGGATCAAGAACATGATGAAATCCGTTCCGAACGGCTTGAATCGCGACAAAGCGTAAGCGGCCAGAAACGAGATCACGATCGCAACCGAAACGGATACCACCGAAATCAGCAGGCTGTTGCAAAACGTCGGCCAAAAGCTTTCCCGGTTAAAGAGAGAAGCAAAGTTGGCAAGCGTAGGTTGGAAAAGCCATTTGGGCGGGATCGACAACAGGTCTTCCTTGGTCTTGAACGCAGACAAAATTATCCACAGCACCGGGAAAAAGTAGACCAGCGCGACCAGCCAGAGCACGCCCCAGTACGCGTAGGTTTTCCAGTTCTGCCGGCTGCTCATGCCGAGTGTTTCCGCCGGTGAAGGTTCAAGAGGTACAAAAAGAGGGCGGTGAAAGAAATTGCCGTGAGCAGGGTGATCACCGCGACGCCCGAGGTCCACCCGATGCTGAAGGCTTCAAAGGCCCGCCGGAACATCATAACGCCGATTACCTCGGTCGTACCGCCGGGACCGCCCCGGGTCAGTTGGTAAACCAGATCCGTCACTTTGAAAGCGTCAATGGTGCGAAGGATGATGCCCAACACCAGGATGAAGCGGGCATGCGGCAGGATCACATGCCGGAACCGATTCCAAAGGCTGAGCCGGTCGATCTCGGCAGCCTCGAGTTCTGCTTTCGGCACCGACCCGAGCGCAGCCAGCGTGATCAAGACCATGAACGGCGTCCACATCCAGACATCGACCGCCACCAGGGCGGCAAACGCCAAACCTTCAGTGCCGAGGTATTCCACGTTGGTGTGCGTGATGAGGCGCGTCAGATAACCGATCACCCCGAACGTCGGATCGTAGTTAAGCCGGAAGAAGGTGCCGATGGCCGCAGGCGTGAGGATCATCGGGGAAAACAGGAGCGTCAATGCGAGGCGCCGGCCGGGCATTCGTGTGCTTCCCCAGTAGAGGGTCCCGATCAGCGCACCGAGCAACGTGGTGAGCGTTACGCTGAAAAAGACGAAGGTAAACGTGCGGCTGAACGCCAGCCACAGGTCGATGTTGTCGAGGTAATCCAGGTAGTTACGAAACTGGACAAAACGCGGCGGCCGCCCAAGCGTCAGCGAATAGTTGTAGAAGCTCATGCCCACCATCCAAAACAACGGCAGGAGATTCCAGATCGCGAAAAACATGAGCGCCGGCGCAAGGAGGAGCCATGGATACAAGCGGGAATTCTCGATCGCACGCATGCCCGATCACTACGATTAAAGGTTAATGAACCGGGCTGTGCCCCCCTGACGTTTACCTCACCGTTTTCCCTGCGGCGTTGGCCTCCCGGCCCGCCTGGCTGGCTATTTGAGTTGAAGCCTCAGGTACTCAGTCGTCGGTTTTTTCTCCGTGTCGCCCAGATCGTACAGCACCTGCTGCTGGCGCGCGGCGGCCCAGTTCAACGCCTTCATGGGATCGTTAACCGCACCGGTGACGTACGACGTAAAAGCTTCCTGCTGGATGGCCAACAGCTCCGCGTACTTGGGTGAGTGGTAAAAATCCCGGTTGAACGGGATCATGAACTTCATCGCCCGGTTCCAGGGATTGATGCTGTCGAAATTCGGATCCTCCAGCGTTGCTTTCACCGCCGGGTTGCCGCCCTTTTTGGCAAATTCCAGCTGCGTCTCCGGCAAATACCACCACTTGAGAAAATCGAGAATGGCCTGTTTTTGTTCCGGGGTAGCGTAGTTGTTGATCACCCAGGATTGACCGCCGATGCAATAGAGGCGCTTGATGGACCCGTCCGCTTGCTTGATCCCAGGCGAAGGCACCACCATCACCTTGTCGCGGTTTTGAGGCGTGATCATCGCCAGGCCCACCGCCGCCCACATCTGAGCCGTGGCCACTTTACCCTGAGTGAAGGCGTCAATGTTCTCGGCAATCCCGTAGTTGACCGCCCCCGGAGGTTCGACCTCCAGGAACGATTTTTGGATTTCCAGGCCTTTGGCGTTGACCGGGGTATTCAGGTAACCTTCCACGTCGTGGGTCTTGGGATTCCAGAACTCGCCCCCCGCCGACCACTGGATCGGGTAAAGGGTCATGCTCTCGAAGTCGTACTCTTTCGAGTGCTGAAGGCACGTGCCGTACAGACCTTTGTCCGGGCGGGTGAAAAATTTCGAAATCGCTTTGAATTCGTCAAAGTCGACCTTTTCCCAATCCTCAAACGTTTGCGGCAATTCGCGACCGGTCTGC
Coding sequences:
- a CDS encoding sugar ABC transporter permease is translated as MRAIENSRLYPWLLLAPALMFFAIWNLLPLFWMVGMSFYNYSLTLGRPPRFVQFRNYLDYLDNIDLWLAFSRTFTFVFFSVTLTTLLGALIGTLYWGSTRMPGRRLALTLLFSPMILTPAAIGTFFRLNYDPTFGVIGYLTRLITHTNVEYLGTEGLAFAALVAVDVWMWTPFMVLITLAALGSVPKAELEAAEIDRLSLWNRFRHVILPHARFILVLGIILRTIDAFKVTDLVYQLTRGGPGGTTEVIGVMMFRRAFEAFSIGWTSGVAVITLLTAISFTALFLYLLNLHRRKHSA
- a CDS encoding carbohydrate ABC transporter permease, whose protein sequence is MSSRQNWKTYAYWGVLWLVALVYFFPVLWIILSAFKTKEDLLSIPPKWLFQPTLANFASLFNRESFWPTFCNSLLISVVSVSVAIVISFLAAYALSRFKPFGTDFIMFLILSIRMVPGAAVVVPVYLMYAALGWKDGFWPMTLFYAMYSIPFSLWILKGFMGGVSLRFDETGLANNASRFHVIFKVILPQVKPGLIAAFVFNLIFVWNEFLFNFILGGKSTTTIPTLLVTQSYQQGGVDWTFVASLGAIYLLPPVIALYFFQKYLLVGMTFGAVRGEV
- a CDS encoding ABC transporter ATP-binding protein, with protein sequence MAEIDLRDVSKAYGEHRVLDRVSATFAQGSFSVLLGPPVSGKSVLMRLIMGLEPVDEGSVWLRGKDVTRTAAGTRHIGYVPQSFALYPHYRVIDNIAYPLALAGRSRDQIRPPIEKLAQKLKITHLLEKYPNQLSGGEKQRVALARGMIKDTSVFILDDPLVGLDFKLREQLFVDLRDMLSEVGGTFIYTTSDPLETLALADQVYILDEGRIQEHGPMDEMYYRPNHVRTLQLLGFPAANLISGEAQDGRCRTALGEFAVDLFDSTPRRLTVGFRAESIRFQTERSVEDLGATGRTLLQEDLGAETLIYFEAGGTRLVGAWSNAAPAPVRAEGFSFTVPGPELLLFDAETGERVIAGNARAGVAEARSAGG
- a CDS encoding extracellular solute-binding protein, producing MTTRHLLASLIFCSLCALPASSRAEGQRLDLKGKTIRLSVLGVAGWLPSKLPVDMAPEFAKYAAEKYGYHVSFTYADAPFSTLFQKAASSLATKSNEYSLIVSDSQWLGAFTEPGWIVKLDDTIKQNPDLNPEWYHPVLVSSYMEYPDNSGHKVALPQETDVLVLFVRKDLFQNPAERDAYKQQTGRELPQTFEDWEKVDFDEFKAISKFFTRPDKGLYGTCLQHSKEYDFESMTLYPIQWSAGGEFWNPKTHDVEGYLNTPVNAKGLEIQKSFLEVEPPGAVNYGIAENIDAFTQGKVATAQMWAAVGLAMITPQNRDKVMVVPSPGIKQADGSIKRLYCIGGQSWVINNYATPEQKQAILDFLKWWYLPETQLEFAKKGGNPAVKATLEDPNFDSINPWNRAMKFMIPFNRDFYHSPKYAELLAIQQEAFTSYVTGAVNDPMKALNWAAARQQQVLYDLGDTEKKPTTEYLRLQLK